GATGAAGAAATGTATAAAAAAGTTCATGTTAGAGGTCCTAAAAGAAATTATCAATATAGAATCAATACTCCTGAAAGAGCATGTAAAGCTGGTATGGCAAAAGTGAATATGGGTGTTTTGTTAGGATTAGCAGATTGGAGAAAAGAAGCCTGTTATTTAGCGATGCATGTAAAATACTTGCAAGAAAAATATTATACCACACAGATTGGGTTATTTTTTCCTAGAATTAAACCTCATTTAGGTGATTTTAAACCTGTGGTCGATGTAACGGATCGACATCTAATTCAAATGATGTTAGCTATGCGTTTATTTTTGCCTGAATGTAATATGAATTTATCTACAAGAGAAAGTCCAACTTTAAGAGATGAGTTATTATCATATGGTGTTACCAACATGTCAGCTGCCTCTTGCACTGCAGTAGGCGGATATACAAGTCAAAATCAGAAGTATACAGCAAACCATCAGTTTGATATCTCTGATGTACGTAGTGTGGATGAAATTGTAACTATAATAAAACAAAAAGGATATCAGCCTGTATAAGGTTTCTGAACACGAACTATAAGGAGGTTTATAACATGATCAATCGTGATTATCATAAAAATCCGTTTATTGTTATTTGGGAACTAACAAGAGCTTGTGGATTAAAATGTTTGCATTGTCGTGCAGAAGCACAATATAAAAGAGATCCTAGAGAGCTTTCACTAGAGGAAGGGAAAAAATTAATCGATCAAATTTACGATATGGACAATCCTTTATTAGTTTTTACAGGAGGAGATCCACTAGAAAGAGATGATGTATATGACATAGCAGAATATGCTATTCAAAAAGGTGTAAGAGTATCAATGACACCTAGTGCAACCCCAAATGTGACAACAGAAGCTATAAAAAAAGCAAAAGAAATTGGCTTATCACGATGGGCGTTTAGCTTAGATGGTCCCAATGCAAGTATCCATGATCATTTTAGAGGGACAAATGGTTCTTTTGATTTAACTATGAGAGCGATTGAAACAATGAATGAACTAAAACTACCACTTCAAATCAATACTGTTGTTTCAAGGTATAATTTAGATGTATTAGAAGATATGGCTCGATTAGTTGAGGAATTAAATTGTGTCTTATGGAGTGTATTCTTCTTAGTGCCAACGGGTAGAGGGAAGAATTCTGATATGATCACACCAGATCAACATGAAGAGGTTTTCCAATGGTTATATGAATTAAGTAATAAAGCACCTTTTGATATAAAAACAACAGCAGCCCAGCATTATCGCAGAGTTGTAATTCAGAATAAACAAAAGGAAAAAAATAGTCGAAAGGATAACATCCATTATTCCCAATCCATAAGGAGTGGACTGACAGGCACAATAGATGGTTTAGGACGAGCTCCTAAGGGTGTAAATGACGGGAATGGATTTGTTTTTATCTCTCATATTGGTGATGTATATCCTAGTGGATTATTACCTGTAAAAGCTGGAAATGTAAGAGAAAGTTCGCTATCAGAAATTTATCGTGAATCTAAAATTTTTAAACAATTACGTGATCCTAACCAATATAAAGGAAAGTGTGGGGTTTGTGATTTTCGATTTGTATGTGGGGGCTCTCGGTCTAGAGCTTATGCCATGACTGGAGATTATTTGGAAAGTGAACCATATTGTACTTATATTCCCCCAAAATATAGTGTAGGTCAACGTTAATTGAATCATTTTCATATTAAAATTATTAATAATTTAGTAGTTTAAATCTCTTTTAGATGTTTAGAGTTTGATTCATATATTACATGATAACTCTTTATATTTGGAAGAGTTTTTTTTATGTATGCAATTTACTGACACTCCACTTTATTTGTTCATATTCAGTTCATATTTATAAATTAAACTATTTTAAGGCTAGTCATTTATACATAGGCTAGGTTAGTGTATGCTTGAATATAAACATGATGTCTATGGTGAGTTGACAACATCTTTAATAAGCAGTGGGAGTGGAGAATCATTGCATCAATTTTTGTTTCACGAAGGGAATGTATAGAAAAATGAAAAAAAGTCTCGGAATTTTATTAGCATTGTTGGTGGTTGCTGGTTGTTCAGCAGGAGGTGGTCCTCAAAGTGGTTCCCCTCAGGATATGGTGAATGTACCCAAAGTAGCTGTTGAGATTGAAACCATCAAAAATGGGGATATACAAGAAAGTAAAAAATTAATTGGGAACATTGAATCTGCATCAGAAATTGAGGTTTTTCCAGATATGACTGGGGAATTAGTGACTCTCCAAGTAAAAAATGGAGATCAAGTTGAAGCGGGTCAAATCATAGCTATCTTGGATGGGGAAAATCAAAAGGATAGTTTACAACTTGAACAAAAATCAGTTGAAAGTGCAAAACAGCAATTGGAAAATGCAAAACTTACGAGAGCGCAGGCAGCTCAAAGATTGCAAGATGCACAATCTAGTGAGGAAGGGAATTCTTCAACTGATTTAGATTTAGAGAATTTAACAATTGCTTTGGAAGATGCAAGGACAAATCGAGAAAGACTCGAACGTTTATATGAAGAAGGGGCTGTTTCGTTACAGGATCTAGAAAGAGCACGCCAACAAGAAACACAAGCAGAAATTTCACTCAAAAAGGCACAGTTGAATACAGGCAGTAATATTGAACAATTACAATTAGATTTAGAAAAAGCAGAGGTTGGAGTACAGCAAAGCCAAATCTCATTAGATCAAGCTCAATTAAGATTATCGCAAGCTGAACAGAATGTGGAAGATACTACTGTATATGCACCTATTTCTGGTGTAGTAGAGGGCTTGAATTTTGAAGTGAGAGAAAATGTATCAACTCAACAACCTTTATTGACGATAACAAACGTATCTGAATTTATTATTACTACGCAAATTACCGCTGAACAAAAAAGACTAGTACCACTTGGAACAGAAGTTGAAGTACATTCATCAATGAAAGATGGATATAAAGCAGAAATGATTTATGTAGCCCCAACGAGAAATGATATTGGTTTATTTGATGCGGAACTGCGTTTCATTGAAACAGATAATCAATTAACAACAGGTGAAGTTGTACAGCTTGTTTTCAGTAATACGTTAGTGGAAGATGAAGTTGTAGTTCCCACTCATGCGATTATTCAAAAAGGGAATGATGCTTACGTATTTCTAGCAAAAGAAGGTAAGGCTATTAAAAAAAATGTAGAAATTTTAAGTATGCAATCAGAATGGACTGCAGTTAAAGGTGATCTTAAGGCAGGAGAAGATCTTATTGTTAATGGACATAAGTTAGTTTCTGATGGAATGCTCTTATTGTTGCCAGGTGAACAGCATTCAAATAACGATACTCCTTCAGAAGAAAAAACTGCCGATGAAGAAATAACTTCGTCTGATGGAAAAATTGATGATGAAACAAATTCTGAGCAAGGAAAATCTGATGATAATGCAGCCGCTGGAGGTGGCAATTAATGCATCTTATAAAAACAGCGGTACAGCGTCCAGTTAGTGTCATTATGCTGGTCATCTGCGTACTGATTATTGGAACAATTTCTTTACGTAATATTCCAATTGATCTTTTTCCAGAAGTTGAAGTGAATGTAGTGACAGTTCAAGCTTCATATAGCGGCGTATCTCCACAAGAGATGGAGAAACTCGTTACAAGACCATTAGAGGAGCAAATTGCATCATTAAATGGAGTTGAATCTATAAACTCACAGTCAAGTGCAGGCCTCTCTTTTATTCTTGTTGAGTTTGCTACAAGCATTGATTTTGATCAAGCTGTTACAGATTTGCAGGAAAAGATAAATAAAGCGGCACTACCTGATGATGTAGATACACCTAATGTTTTAAAGTTTGATATTAATAGTCAACCCATTATTTATTTAGGGTTAACAGGCAAGGACACTACTACATTAGAAAGTATTGCTGACGATTTATCTGCTAATTTTGAGAAGCTAGAAGGGGTTGCATCGGTTGATATTACAGGTGGGACAGATCGAGAAATTCAAATCACACTTGATCCGATTTTACTTGAGCAGTATAACTTAACTGCAACAGATGTAGTCAATTCGATAAGAAATAAAAACTCGGCTTCAACTGTTGGAGATGTGTTACAAGGTGATACTGAAGTACAAGTTAGAGTGGATGGAGAATATGACACTTTAGACGAGATTAGAAATACAGCAATACCGCTTCAAAATGGAACAACGATATCAGTGGAGGATGTAGGTGTTTTAGAAGATACAATTAGTGATGTACAATCACAATCAAAAATAAATTCTGAACCTGCAGTTATACTATCTATTTCTAAACAATCAGGAACAAATACCATAGAGATTAGTAACTTAATTCTTGCAGAAGTAGAGAGCATTCAGAATGACCTTAGTGAAGGTGTTGAATTAGAAGTTGTTTTTGATACATCTACTTTTATTAGGGATTCCATAAGTGGTGTTGTTGTAAGTTTATTAGCAGGTGGATTTTTTGCAATCTTAGTATTGCTATTTTTCCTAAGAAGTATTAGAGCAACTGCAGTTATAGCTTTGTCTATTCCATTTGCGATTATTTCTACGTTTATTTTAGTAGATCGTTTTGATCAAACTTTAAATATCATTACTTTATCTGGACTAGCCTTAGGGATAGGTATGATGGTGGATAGCTCTATTGTAATATTGGAGAATATCGTCAAGTACAGGCAAAATGGTATGGAGCCCAAAGAGGCAGCTATTAAAGGTGGCAGTGAATTAATTTCTGCGGTTATCGCATCTACTACTACGACTGTTGTTGTATTTGTACCTTTGATGATTATTGACGCAGGCATCCTATCACAAATATTCCTGCCATTAGCAATGGTTGTTGCCTTTGCATTACTTGCAGCATTACTTGTTTCACTCACATTAGTTCCAATGTTAGCAGCAGGTTTTCTTAAAACGAATGCTCATGAGAAATTAGCAAAAGAAGCGAAATGGTTACAGTTTATAAATCAAATCTATAATAAGCTTCTAAGGTGGAGTTTAAAACGTAGATGGATAGTTGTTTTATCCACTTTTATAATTATAGTCGGTAGTTTATTTTCAATTGCACTATTGAACATCACTACTTTCCCTTCTTCTGGTCAGAATCAAATTCAATTATCTGCCGAATTTGATAACGGCGTAGAATTTTCAGTGGTTCAAGAGTATGGTGATCAAATCGATAAAGTACTGAGCAAATATGAGGATAATATTGATATACAATATACAGAATTAAGTTCTACGAGTATTACTGCAATCATCCTTTTAATAGATGAAAGTGAAAGAGAAATAAATAATGCAGATATATCAGAAGCAATACAAGATGATCTAAATTCATCTATTGTAGGAATTGAAGTGAAGGCTGTACAACAAATGAGTTCAGTTGGTGGATCAGATTCTGATATAAACGTATCGATATCTGGACCAGAACAAGATGTGCTTGAAACATTAACGGATCAAGTGGATCTATTATTATCTGGTATTCCTTCTATTGAAAATATTGAGGTTCCTGGGTTAAGTGGCCAGCCTCAACTTACTGTCACAGTGAACGATGAATTAGCTGGACAGTATAATTTAAGTCAAGGTCAAATTATGGGACAGTTAAATGAGACATTTAAAGGATCAACAGCTACAAAATTCCGTGAAAACGGAGATGAGTTTGATGTTATTGTTCAGCTCCCTGAATCAGAAAGAGAAACGATTGAATCTTTAAATGCATTTTTACTGACTACACCTACTGGTGGACACGTCCCATTGATCTCAGTATCAACGATTGATCAAACGTTAGGACCTGTTTCAATTCAACGTGTAGATCAGAAGCAGGAATATTCTGTTACTGCTGATATTGTTGAAGGAGCAGATGTACGTGAAGTGACTGCACAAGTAGATCAGGTATTATCTCAAATACCAGTACCTAAAGGATATGATGTAACTACTGGTGGGATACAAGCGGACTTTAACGAATCTGCAGTTGATTTATTGCTCATATTAGCACTAGCCATATTCCTAGTTTACACTGTTATGGCTGTACAATTTGAATCATTCTCATATCCATTTATTGTCATGTTTTCATTGCCAACAACAATTGTTGGTGTTATATTTGGACTATTAGTAACTGGCACTGAATTAAGCTTTCCAGCATTGATCGGATTAATTGTTTTATCTGGGATTGTGGTGAATAATGCTATCGTTTTAATTGATTATGTTAATCAATTAAAACGAAGGGGTAAAGAACGGAATGAAGCCATTATTGAAGCAGGGAAAAGTCGTCTGAGACCTATTCTTATGACAAGTTTTACGACCGCATTGGGGATGTTGCCTATTGCATTAGGAATAGGTGAAGGTAGTGAAACACAACAACCAATTGGGGTTGTAGTTATCTTTGGTTTATTAGTCTCAATGGCTTTCACCCTATTATTGATACCAGTTATGTATACAATTATTGATGATGTAAGTCGTAAATTTACTGGATTTTTCCGCAGAAAAAATAAAAGTACAGAACCAAAAGACCAATCAGTAGTGAGTAGTTAAGGAGAGGTGAAACCTATGAAAAAAAGAATTTTGATCGTTTGCTTAGCTTTAGCAATTCCAGCAATGACAGCACTAGCAAGTGAAACAGTCAGACTATCTGTTTCTGGAGCGGTGGATGAAATCCTAGAAAAGGATACAAGCCTAGAAAAATTTGATTTAGATGAAGTCAAACTAACTAGTGCAGCAAATGCCTTTATGGGTAGTTTCTCTGATGAGTTGGAAGAATTACAGGAAGTTCAGCAGGAATATGCTGAACATTCTACTCAGTGGGGAGTTGAATATAAAGCTTATTCAATGCTTTACAATTATTTAAAATTGGAAGAAACAGTGAAATTGCAAGAAGAGAATTTAGCAATTACTAATAAAGATGAAAATATCGTAGGCATGAAATATGATGAGGGATTAGCTTCAAAACAAGATCTTATTCAAGCCGAGATGAGTGTATCCAATGCTAAACTTTCTTTAGAATCTACTAAACAAAATTTAAAATCTTTAAAATATGAATTGAATCAAATGTTGGATCAGGATTTATTAACTACGTTACACATCGATGAATTAGGTGATATAACACGTTTAAAGTCTTCTGAATATAACGCTGAAAAGATTGCTGATCAAATGAAACTTGGTCATGAATCTCTTGCGTATTATCGCTTTGTAATGGACACGTATGAAGAAATTATTGAAGAAGCAGAGGAGCTAACGGGTTATGGCAGTTATGCTGGGCAAATAAGTAAATTAGAAGCTGAGGTTGCAGAATTAGAAGTACAGATTGCGATTTTAGAAGCAGGTTTGCCTGATGGCGATCCTCCATCTGAAGAATTAATTTTACTAAGAGGATTAAAAGAGGAAAAATCAGTATTAATACCGTACTTTCAAAACTTAGCAAATAACGACAGAAGAAAAGCAAAAGACGATATCCCAGAATATTACGAACAAGAAAAAGACAAAGCTCAGTTAGATTTGTTTGATCAAATGGATTTATTAGAACTAAAAGCTTATCAATTTGCAGATGAGTTTGAAATTTCTCATTTAAAATTAAATACGCTAGAAGATAATGTGAAAAAGCAAGAAGAATTATATAAAATGCAGCAGGTACGCTTTGAAGAAGGCTTTATGACAGCTACAGACTTAGAAAAAAGTCGTGTAGGTGTATTAAATGCAAAAGTAGAATTACTGAATGCAGAAATTGATTACGCATTATTAAAAGAAGAGTTTGAATTATTTAAAGAAGGATTTCTACCGTAGATAAATAAGATAATTTTTGTCTTAATAACTAAATAACCTAAGGGTTTTAAGTAATGGGCGCTGGAGATATCTCCAGTGTCTATTTTTTTGAAACTTAAGAATCTATAAGTTTATTTTTCTAATAGCAAAGCCATCACTAAAATTCGGTAAATGCTAAGTGTTTAACGTAGATAGAATCGTAGTTGCCCTCCAGAAATTTGAATTAGATATGAAATAGCGGGAATTTTTGGTCTTATCTCTTACAAAATCAGCTCAAAAAAATAATTAGCGGGAATATGTGGTCTAATATCGTCCATATTCACATCAAACTGCCATATCTGCGCTTAAAACAGCTATTTAAGACCATAATTTCCCTTTATTTTATGAAATTCTTTAAGTACGAGGAGAATAAGACCGTTTATTCCCTTTATTTTTTAGATTAATAATACAAAAATGAATGTAGAAAGGAATTTGACTGGAAATTGAAACGACTTATATCGGCACTCATGTTTCGGTTAGTACATTAAAGGATCTTCAGATGATTTATTCAGGTGGTATTTCTTAAACATAACTTGCCCAATTTATATACCCTTTAATGCTAACTGTTCGTTAGCTATATTCTTTGTATATACAGTCATGGCAGTACAATTTGAGCCTCTTATTACGCATTTATTATTATGTTTTCATTGCCAACAGCAACAACTGTAGGTGTAATATTTGGACTGCTTATCACAGGTAAAGATCTTAGTTTCTCAGCAGTTATTAAGAACCCCATCCTATCAAGTTGGATGGGGTTCAGTTATTTAATTTAAATATATTTTTATAAGTCGCTAAAACCTTCAAAACCATTTTCATGTCTTTCAATACGTCGAGGATAGGAGATTTGAATTCCACTTTTGTTTAATTGCTTTAGCAATCCTTTACGAATTTCTTTAGCTGCTGTCCAATAATGAACATCTTTAACCATACTAATGACAGTATATTTTGCACCTAACGCATTGTTTTCAACATCTGTAATTCCATACAATTGAGGAGCTTCCATGACTTCTCCTTTATCATCTAGGAGAAATAAATGTTTCTGATTCATTATAAGTTCATTGGATACTTCATTGATAGCTTGTTCAATTTCTGACGGATCTATTTCATAAGGTACGGTCACATTAATGATTGCACGCATTCGTTCACGATTATAGTTTTGACTTGTTCTAATTTCAGAGTTTTGAATAACAACAGAATGCTGTCCCCATGTTCGTATTTTGGTAGCACGAAGCCCTACATCTACGATAGTTCCATTTATTTCACCATTATTTATGGAAACATAATCACCAACTGAGAATTGATCTTCAAAAATGATAAAAAATCCTGTGATTAAATCTTTTACTAACGTTTGTGCACCAAAACCAACTGCTAAGCCGAGTACTCCAGCTCCAGCAATGATAGGAGCGACATCTAGACCCAAATTGTCTAAAATCATAAGTATTGAAATTATAAATATCACATATCTAGTAAGTGAATGAAGTAATGATTTTAAAGTCTCTTCTTTTTTTTCATCTAATCTAGTAATATTAAATACTCTTCGGATGATTAAAGTCCTAGCTTTTAAAGCAACCCAAGTCAGTCCAATTATTAATAATAAAATAAGTGATTTTTCAGTTAAAAATAATAGTTGTTCCCTCCAAAATTCCCATGTTTGAAATTGCTCCCAAATATTGATGTTTTCAGGGTTAATATTTTCTAGAAATTTCATGATTGGTCCTCCAATAAATTGTATGAATGAATTTATCCTATAATTTTTAGCGTTAAGACGCCTACCTCTATAGGTGGTTTTTCTCTAATCAGGTGGAGTAGAGCCTCCATCTGATTTCACGATGTTTAAGCTTTGCTTAAATCAGTTCACTGATATTGTAGCATATTATAATAGGCCTTTACAGGTTATGATGATGAGGATGTCATCACTCACTTAATATATTAGAATGAAAATTAATGATTAATAGATTATTTTACTACTGAAGAATGTGAGACGAAAAATAAGATTGCTGGAATAAGATGAGGAAAAATATTTAATTAAAAAAATAAGAACAGCATTTGGCTTTCCAATGCTGTTCTTATAGGTGATTTTAAGCAGTTAAATTTATCTAATGGTTTTTAGTGTTAAGACGCTCACCTCTATAGGTGGTTCCTCTCTAATCAGGTGGAGTGTAGTCTCCATCTGATTTCTCGATGTTTAAGCTCAGCTTAAACGAGTTCACTTTATTGACTTAGTTTCTCCATCTCTGAAATCACTTCCTCAAACACACTCATCGCTTGACGAATCGGCTCAGGAGAGGACATATCCACACCGGCACGTTTCAAAATGTTGATGGAATAATCGCTGCCACCACTTTTTAAGAAACCTTTGTATCGATCCACGGCAGGTTGGCCTTCATCTAATATTTGTTTTGAAAAGCTTGTTGCTGCCGAGAACCCAGTTGCATATTTAAAAACATAAAAGCTGGAATAAAAATGCGGAATACGTGCCCATTCCATTTCGATATCTTTATCTACAGTCATCCCATCACCATGATATTTTACATTTAGATCGTAATAAATTTCACTTAAATCTTGTGGAGTTAATGATTCCCCAGCTTCCGCTTTCTCATGGATAATTTTTTCAAATTCAGCAAACATCGTTTGTCTGAACACCGTTGTTCTAAATTGATCTGCATAATAAGTAAGTAAATACAATTTTTCTTTTTCGTCTGATGTATTTTTCAATAAGTGATCCATAAGTAGTGCTTCATTTAAAGTAGAAGCTACTTCAGCCAAAAATATCGTATATTGCGCATCACGATATTTTTGTTTTTCATCTGATAAATACGAATGAATGGCATGACCCATTTCATGTGTTAAAGTAAACATACTGTTTAGGTTGTCTTTATGATTTAAAAGTACATAAGGATGAGTGCCGTATGCACCCCAACTATAGGCACCACTTCTCTTTCCTTTGTTTTCATAAACATCAATCCATCCGTTATTAAATCCATCATTCAATATAGCTAAGTAGTCTTCACCTAATGGTTTTAGGCTTTCAGCGACTTTTTTCTTGGCTTCTTCAAAAGTGATTTCCATTCTAAACTCATCCACAAGAGGAGAAAACAAATCATACATATGCAGCTCATCTACTTTTAATAATTTCTTACGTAACTCCATGTAACGATGCATTAAAGGTAAGTGCTCATGTATTGTATCAATTAGATTCGTATAAACTTCTTTTGGAATGTTATCTCCATATAGTGCCATATTTAAAATAGAAGGGTATTTCCTAGTTTTTGCATAAAAGTTATTTTTATTGATATTTGCATTTAAAGTTGCGCCAATCGTATTTTTATGTCGACTGTAAGTTTCGTACATTGCTTTAAACGCGTTTTTACGAACTTCTTGATTGTCACTTTCTAGGAATTGAATATAATTTCCATGTGTGAGCTCCACTTCTTCCCCTTTATCATTTTTAATTTTAGGGAATGTCATATCCGCATTGTTTAACATACCAAAAATGTTTTGAGGTGCCTGAGATAAGCTTCCAACTTGAGCTAATATGGCTTCTTCCGATTGTGAAAGAATATGTGCTTTTTGACGTAACATTTCTTCTAACGTTCGTTTATAATCACTTAACTCAGGGTTGTCAATAAACTTTTTTAATTGTTCATCAGATAAACTTAATATTTCCGGGGTAATAAAGGACAGTGAGCCATTAATTTCTACGCTTAATTTTTGTGCCTTATCAGACAAGGCTTGATAGGTAGATTCAGTTGTATCTTCATGGTGTTTCATGTTGGCATAAACATAAAGTCTTTCTGTATGTAATGAGATCTCATCTTCCAGAGCAAAACATTTTTTTATGTTATCGGCATCTGATAGTTTTCCTTGAAATTTTTTAATTTCTTGTACTTTCTTTTGAACTTCTTTGTATTCTTCATCCCAAGTTTTTTGGTTTTTGAATATATCCTCTAATTTCCATTTGTTTTCTTCTGAAACATCAATTCTTTTTAATACTTCACTCATGGGACTCCTCCTATGATCTTTATAAATTTTATTGTTATTAGCATAATTCATAGATGAAAATAATGGTACTATTGTTAAGATAACAATCATTAGAAAGAAGGTCAAACGTTTCAATGTAATCACACCCCTGTAACCTATATCAGTTCTTTACAAAGTTTTGATTAGTATGACCTTATCAAAATGATATTATGATTTTTCTAGTCTATCCAAAAAACGAAATGACCAATAAAACGAATGAACATATGACCATAAATAAAGCAAAAATCGCTAAATATTTACGAAGAGGTTGTGATATTGAATCTTTTTTAAGAATTAATACCAATGCAAGCGCAAAGGATACAATGATAAAAATGACTAAGGACTCTGTATTTTCCATAAAGATGCCACCTTTCATTAAAGACAATTATAATGATTAAAATTAGTAATATTATATCAGAAAACAAAAAGAAAAAGACCGAAATGAACTCTGTTTAAATTGATCAAAAAGAAATAAAAACAACCTGTCCTTTTGGACAGATTGTATAATATATTTACAAGTGTTAGATAGTGAACTCGTTTAAGCTTTGCTTAAACATCGAGAAATCAGATGGAGACTCTACTCCACCTGATTTGAAGATCCCACCTATGGAGGTGGGTGTCTGTATGCAAAATATTTTTGGATCAACTATGCAGTTAATCCCCGTTGCCCTCTATTTTTCATTCTTCCTGCAATAATGACTCCGACAATAATCACAGTGATAAACGCCCATTTAATCCATACATTTTCCTCAAAAAAAGCTTTAAACCAAGTTTCATCCGTTATCATCTTCCCGGCAGTAAAAGCAAGGACTCCAGATCCGATATAAATAATGGCAGGAAAACGTTCGATGAATTTTAGAATTACAGTGCTTCCCCATACAACAAAAGGAACACTGATCATCAATCCGATAATGACCATTAAAAAACTTCCATGCGAAGCTCCAGCAATAGCTAATACATTGTCTAATCCCATTACAGCATCTGCAATAATAATTGTTTGTATCGCTGACCACAGGCTTGTTCCTGATTTAATATTGTCGTGTGATTTTTTTTGTGTTAATAATTTATAAGCAATCCAAATAAGCAACAGTCCTCCAATGAGCAGCAAACCAGGGATTTTTAACAGCCAAACAACTAATAATGTGCCTATTGCTCTAACGATGATAGCACCTGCAGTTCCCCAGATAATGACCTTTTTTTGATG
The window above is part of the Chengkuizengella sp. SCS-71B genome. Proteins encoded here:
- a CDS encoding 2-iminoacetate synthase ThiH; the protein is MSFYETFKKLKNISIEDIFPTVTSEEIKKVLQKNKLNEFDFLVLLSPAAVPYLDIMAQKAHENTFQHFNKKIIQPMDTTEYKDLVAGGVDGVTVYQEVYDEEMYKKVHVRGPKRNYQYRINTPERACKAGMAKVNMGVLLGLADWRKEACYLAMHVKYLQEKYYTTQIGLFFPRIKPHLGDFKPVVDVTDRHLIQMMLAMRLFLPECNMNLSTRESPTLRDELLSYGVTNMSAASCTAVGGYTSQNQKYTANHQFDISDVRSVDEIVTIIKQKGYQPV
- a CDS encoding TIGR04053 family radical SAM/SPASM domain-containing protein; this translates as MINRDYHKNPFIVIWELTRACGLKCLHCRAEAQYKRDPRELSLEEGKKLIDQIYDMDNPLLVFTGGDPLERDDVYDIAEYAIQKGVRVSMTPSATPNVTTEAIKKAKEIGLSRWAFSLDGPNASIHDHFRGTNGSFDLTMRAIETMNELKLPLQINTVVSRYNLDVLEDMARLVEELNCVLWSVFFLVPTGRGKNSDMITPDQHEEVFQWLYELSNKAPFDIKTTAAQHYRRVVIQNKQKEKNSRKDNIHYSQSIRSGLTGTIDGLGRAPKGVNDGNGFVFISHIGDVYPSGLLPVKAGNVRESSLSEIYRESKIFKQLRDPNQYKGKCGVCDFRFVCGGSRSRAYAMTGDYLESEPYCTYIPPKYSVGQR
- a CDS encoding efflux RND transporter periplasmic adaptor subunit, yielding MKKSLGILLALLVVAGCSAGGGPQSGSPQDMVNVPKVAVEIETIKNGDIQESKKLIGNIESASEIEVFPDMTGELVTLQVKNGDQVEAGQIIAILDGENQKDSLQLEQKSVESAKQQLENAKLTRAQAAQRLQDAQSSEEGNSSTDLDLENLTIALEDARTNRERLERLYEEGAVSLQDLERARQQETQAEISLKKAQLNTGSNIEQLQLDLEKAEVGVQQSQISLDQAQLRLSQAEQNVEDTTVYAPISGVVEGLNFEVRENVSTQQPLLTITNVSEFIITTQITAEQKRLVPLGTEVEVHSSMKDGYKAEMIYVAPTRNDIGLFDAELRFIETDNQLTTGEVVQLVFSNTLVEDEVVVPTHAIIQKGNDAYVFLAKEGKAIKKNVEILSMQSEWTAVKGDLKAGEDLIVNGHKLVSDGMLLLLPGEQHSNNDTPSEEKTADEEITSSDGKIDDETNSEQGKSDDNAAAGGGN
- a CDS encoding efflux RND transporter permease subunit, which translates into the protein MHLIKTAVQRPVSVIMLVICVLIIGTISLRNIPIDLFPEVEVNVVTVQASYSGVSPQEMEKLVTRPLEEQIASLNGVESINSQSSAGLSFILVEFATSIDFDQAVTDLQEKINKAALPDDVDTPNVLKFDINSQPIIYLGLTGKDTTTLESIADDLSANFEKLEGVASVDITGGTDREIQITLDPILLEQYNLTATDVVNSIRNKNSASTVGDVLQGDTEVQVRVDGEYDTLDEIRNTAIPLQNGTTISVEDVGVLEDTISDVQSQSKINSEPAVILSISKQSGTNTIEISNLILAEVESIQNDLSEGVELEVVFDTSTFIRDSISGVVVSLLAGGFFAILVLLFFLRSIRATAVIALSIPFAIISTFILVDRFDQTLNIITLSGLALGIGMMVDSSIVILENIVKYRQNGMEPKEAAIKGGSELISAVIASTTTTVVVFVPLMIIDAGILSQIFLPLAMVVAFALLAALLVSLTLVPMLAAGFLKTNAHEKLAKEAKWLQFINQIYNKLLRWSLKRRWIVVLSTFIIIVGSLFSIALLNITTFPSSGQNQIQLSAEFDNGVEFSVVQEYGDQIDKVLSKYEDNIDIQYTELSSTSITAIILLIDESEREINNADISEAIQDDLNSSIVGIEVKAVQQMSSVGGSDSDINVSISGPEQDVLETLTDQVDLLLSGIPSIENIEVPGLSGQPQLTVTVNDELAGQYNLSQGQIMGQLNETFKGSTATKFRENGDEFDVIVQLPESERETIESLNAFLLTTPTGGHVPLISVSTIDQTLGPVSIQRVDQKQEYSVTADIVEGADVREVTAQVDQVLSQIPVPKGYDVTTGGIQADFNESAVDLLLILALAIFLVYTVMAVQFESFSYPFIVMFSLPTTIVGVIFGLLVTGTELSFPALIGLIVLSGIVVNNAIVLIDYVNQLKRRGKERNEAIIEAGKSRLRPILMTSFTTALGMLPIALGIGEGSETQQPIGVVVIFGLLVSMAFTLLLIPVMYTIIDDVSRKFTGFFRRKNKSTEPKDQSVVSS
- a CDS encoding TolC family protein, which translates into the protein MKKRILIVCLALAIPAMTALASETVRLSVSGAVDEILEKDTSLEKFDLDEVKLTSAANAFMGSFSDELEELQEVQQEYAEHSTQWGVEYKAYSMLYNYLKLEETVKLQEENLAITNKDENIVGMKYDEGLASKQDLIQAEMSVSNAKLSLESTKQNLKSLKYELNQMLDQDLLTTLHIDELGDITRLKSSEYNAEKIADQMKLGHESLAYYRFVMDTYEEIIEEAEELTGYGSYAGQISKLEAEVAELEVQIAILEAGLPDGDPPSEELILLRGLKEEKSVLIPYFQNLANNDRRKAKDDIPEYYEQEKDKAQLDLFDQMDLLELKAYQFADEFEISHLKLNTLEDNVKKQEELYKMQQVRFEEGFMTATDLEKSRVGVLNAKVELLNAEIDYALLKEEFELFKEGFLP